One genomic segment of Desulforamulus reducens MI-1 includes these proteins:
- a CDS encoding TetR/AcrR family transcriptional regulator encodes MAYRQTNKVMEKLQSKKKEILTAAREVFAENSYQRTSIKAIAQKAKIATGTFYLYFRNKDALINMIVEEMFYELLESIRNERANFSDGFDKLQASMETCIKLFIKEKNMAKILLVQVPGVNNAFNAKLIDIENELIKLTKEDLDELKSQGRIPNEDTFVSALAFVGSFRQVIINWLREGKPEDLEVSVATLMKYNLRGMGKRDVS; translated from the coding sequence ATGGCGTACCGTCAAACCAATAAAGTAATGGAAAAACTCCAATCCAAAAAAAAAGAAATCCTAACGGCCGCCCGGGAAGTTTTTGCGGAAAATAGCTATCAGAGAACATCTATCAAAGCAATTGCCCAAAAAGCAAAAATTGCCACGGGAACTTTCTACCTATATTTTAGAAATAAAGATGCCCTCATTAATATGATCGTGGAGGAAATGTTTTATGAACTCTTGGAGAGCATTAGAAATGAGCGAGCCAATTTCTCGGACGGTTTTGATAAACTACAGGCTTCCATGGAAACCTGTATTAAACTTTTCATTAAAGAAAAAAATATGGCAAAAATTCTTCTGGTCCAAGTGCCTGGAGTTAATAATGCCTTTAATGCGAAGCTTATTGATATTGAAAATGAATTAATTAAGCTTACCAAAGAAGATCTGGACGAATTGAAAAGTCAGGGCAGAATACCGAATGAGGATACCTTTGTCTCGGCCCTCGCCTTTGTGGGAAGTTTTCGGCAGGTGATTATCAACTGGTTGCGTGAAGGTAAACCAGAAGACTTAGAGGTGTCTGTTGCAACGCTCATGAAATATAACTTGAGGGGAATGGGAAAACGAGATGTCAGTTGA
- a CDS encoding ABC transporter ATP-binding protein: MSVDYLSIKSLHVDYLQKGKMITAVDSVDLSLPQSKTGVIIGPSGCGKSTLFNVLAGLNHRYSGHVLINGKVPEGGGETALILQEYGLLPWKTVWDNVILGLQLRKKTTQEIQSQAATVLDKLGLLSLAKRFPAQLSGGQRQRVAIARALVLEPKLLLMDEPFSSLDALTREEIQDFLLQIWQETKLTILLITHNIEEAVFLGNKIFVMSPGPGSIIQVVENEMAGDYELRGKVPFLEMCSSLRSLLHRREQHAADI; this comes from the coding sequence ATGTCAGTTGATTATCTTTCCATAAAATCATTACATGTGGATTACCTACAAAAGGGCAAGATGATCACAGCGGTGGACTCTGTTGATCTATCCCTTCCCCAAAGCAAGACGGGCGTTATCATTGGTCCCTCCGGTTGCGGAAAAAGCACACTCTTTAATGTTCTGGCGGGATTAAATCACCGCTATTCCGGCCATGTGCTTATTAATGGCAAGGTTCCAGAAGGTGGTGGGGAAACAGCCCTCATCTTACAGGAATATGGGTTGCTTCCTTGGAAGACGGTCTGGGATAATGTGATTTTAGGGTTGCAACTAAGAAAAAAAACAACACAGGAAATTCAAAGCCAGGCAGCAACAGTATTGGACAAACTGGGTCTTTTATCGTTGGCCAAAAGGTTTCCAGCCCAACTAAGTGGCGGCCAAAGACAGCGTGTTGCCATTGCCCGTGCTCTGGTCCTGGAACCTAAACTATTGCTGATGGACGAACCCTTTTCTTCCCTGGATGCCCTTACCCGTGAAGAAATTCAGGATTTTCTTCTTCAAATCTGGCAGGAAACTAAGTTAACTATTTTACTCATAACGCACAATATTGAAGAGGCTGTCTTTTTGGGAAATAAGATCTTTGTGATGTCTCCAGGACCCGGTTCAATTATACAGGTCGTGGAAAATGAAATGGCCGGGGATTACGAACTGCGGGGTAAGGTCCCCTTTCTGGAAATGTGTAGTAGCCTGAGATCCCTATTGCACAGGAGGGAACAACATGCGGCAGACATATAA
- a CDS encoding ABC transporter permease — MRQTYKKAEQAMSFLSSVAILLLLWWLLSLTLKSPAVPLPLDALHSFLISLRGELLSHLGVSLYRVLLSLLSATLLAVPLGIFLGKNPEVDRKAAPLLYLTYPIPKVVFMPIFLIILGIGDSSKILLITLITFYQILVTTRDAAKNMAKEYIFSLKSLGASSWDLYRHVYLPGCLPAILTALRLGLGTAMAVLFLAETYATQTGIGFFIMDSLSRMNYEEMFAGIIAMGLMGFFLYILLDQAEKILCSWIHI; from the coding sequence ATGCGGCAGACATATAAAAAAGCTGAACAAGCCATGTCCTTTTTATCCTCAGTGGCTATACTCCTGCTGCTATGGTGGTTACTATCGCTGACATTAAAAAGCCCAGCGGTGCCACTGCCGCTGGATGCTTTGCACAGCTTTTTAATTAGCCTCCGTGGGGAGCTTCTTTCTCACCTCGGTGTAAGCCTCTATCGGGTACTCTTGAGCCTGTTGTCAGCCACCCTGCTGGCAGTGCCACTGGGTATCTTCCTAGGCAAGAACCCAGAAGTTGATAGAAAAGCGGCCCCCCTGCTTTATTTAACCTATCCCATTCCCAAAGTGGTTTTTATGCCTATTTTCTTAATTATATTAGGTATTGGTGATAGTTCTAAAATTCTGTTAATTACACTAATCACTTTCTACCAAATTTTAGTTACCACCCGGGATGCCGCAAAAAATATGGCAAAGGAATATATTTTTTCTCTGAAATCCCTAGGTGCCAGCTCCTGGGACCTGTACCGCCACGTTTATCTACCGGGTTGCCTGCCAGCCATCCTAACCGCCCTGAGGCTAGGTTTGGGTACTGCCATGGCGGTACTCTTTCTGGCCGAAACCTACGCCACCCAGACAGGCATTGGCTTTTTTATTATGGATTCACTTAGCCGGATGAATTATGAAGAAATGTTTGCCGGTATTATTGCTATGGGGTTAATGGGTTTTTTCCTTTACATACTGCTGGATCAAGCAGAAAAGATCTTATGTTCGTGGATTCATATTTAG
- a CDS encoding 1,4-dihydroxy-2-naphthoate polyprenyltransferase has protein sequence MSQETENLSRFKIWMLAIRPKTLPAAMGPVLVGAAIAIGDHAFSLLPTLVALLVSLLLQIGSNLANDVFDFKKGKDTKERTGPLRVTQAGLLTPRQVMVGMGLVFALAFALGLYLTWVGGWVILALGIAAIISAIAYTGGPFPLGYHGLGEVFVFIFFGPVAVCGTYYVQAGNVSAAAWWASLPVGLLITAILVVNNYRDLPQDKKTGKRTIAVRLGPTATQVEYFLLLAVSFAVPLIMWLQGIVSAWILFTWLSLPFVLPLIGEIRTKKGRPLNATLAGTARFSLIFSIFFSVGYLFGKLA, from the coding sequence ATGTCACAAGAAACTGAAAATCTAAGCCGTTTTAAAATTTGGATGCTGGCCATACGTCCTAAAACTCTACCCGCTGCAATGGGGCCTGTTTTGGTGGGGGCTGCAATAGCCATTGGCGATCATGCTTTTTCTTTGCTGCCAACCCTGGTAGCCCTATTGGTTTCGCTGCTCTTGCAGATTGGTTCTAACTTAGCCAACGATGTTTTTGATTTTAAGAAAGGGAAGGATACCAAAGAGAGAACCGGCCCTCTACGGGTTACCCAGGCCGGACTTTTAACACCCCGCCAGGTTATGGTGGGCATGGGGCTTGTTTTTGCCCTTGCCTTTGCCTTGGGACTTTATCTCACCTGGGTGGGTGGTTGGGTGATACTTGCCCTGGGGATTGCTGCCATCATCTCGGCCATTGCATATACTGGCGGGCCTTTTCCCTTGGGTTACCACGGGTTAGGTGAAGTATTCGTCTTTATTTTCTTTGGGCCAGTGGCAGTCTGTGGCACTTATTATGTTCAGGCAGGAAATGTTAGTGCTGCTGCCTGGTGGGCGTCTCTGCCGGTGGGACTTTTAATTACAGCTATTCTGGTGGTCAATAATTACCGTGATTTACCACAGGATAAAAAAACAGGTAAAAGAACTATAGCCGTACGGCTGGGTCCAACCGCTACCCAGGTGGAATACTTTCTCTTATTGGCTGTGTCCTTCGCTGTGCCTTTAATTATGTGGTTACAGGGCATTGTCTCTGCCTGGATTCTCTTCACCTGGCTGTCTCTACCCTTTGTCCTACCGCTCATAGGGGAAATACGGACAAAAAAGGGGAGGCCCCTTAATGCTACACTTGCTGGAACCGCCCGCTTTTCATTGATTTTTAGTATTTTCTTTTCTGTCGGTTACCTTTTTGGAAAACTGGCTTAG
- a CDS encoding ABC transporter substrate-binding protein — protein MALWKKVKMLSLLLVFVTLLAGCGQEEKAPQKGEQQQLKIGVLPIEDIMPMVVAEENGYFAQENLQVELIRFQSAMEQGNAMQSGQMNGMVTDMIVATLMKDSGLDIKMTSITLGATPQEGRFAIVAAPGSSINTLADLKGKSLGISHNSIIEYVTDGLLKDAGMDPSEVKKTSVPKIPLRMEMLFTKQIDAITVPDPMVTFAEFKGAKVIAQDTTRNLSQAVVLFDQKTLDEKKDAVAGFYRAYAKAVEDLNNHPEQYKQLMVKNTNIPEPIAKDYNLQRYPKPQVPAEEDVNNVLQWMNQKELLKNDLKYADLVKKI, from the coding sequence GTGGCCCTTTGGAAAAAAGTAAAAATGCTGTCATTATTATTGGTATTTGTGACGCTATTAGCAGGATGTGGCCAAGAAGAAAAAGCCCCTCAAAAGGGGGAGCAGCAGCAATTAAAAATTGGTGTTTTGCCCATCGAAGATATTATGCCAATGGTAGTGGCAGAGGAAAACGGTTATTTTGCCCAGGAAAATCTCCAGGTAGAACTTATTCGCTTCCAAAGTGCTATGGAGCAGGGCAATGCCATGCAATCCGGCCAGATGAATGGTATGGTTACCGACATGATTGTGGCAACTCTCATGAAGGATTCTGGCTTGGACATTAAGATGACATCCATCACCCTGGGTGCAACCCCCCAAGAAGGAAGGTTTGCCATTGTTGCGGCACCAGGGTCGAGCATTAATACCCTAGCGGACTTAAAAGGAAAAAGTCTGGGGATTTCTCACAATTCCATTATTGAGTACGTCACCGACGGCTTGCTGAAGGATGCAGGAATGGACCCCTCTGAAGTAAAGAAAACTTCTGTGCCTAAAATTCCCCTACGCATGGAAATGCTTTTTACCAAGCAAATTGATGCCATTACAGTGCCGGATCCGATGGTAACCTTTGCTGAGTTTAAAGGGGCTAAGGTGATTGCCCAAGATACAACACGAAACCTTTCCCAGGCTGTGGTGCTTTTTGATCAGAAAACACTGGACGAAAAGAAAGATGCCGTAGCTGGCTTTTACCGTGCCTATGCCAAAGCAGTAGAGGATTTGAACAACCACCCGGAGCAGTATAAACAATTAATGGTGAAAAACACAAATATCCCCGAACCCATTGCTAAGGACTACAACCTACAGCGATATCCCAAACCTCAGGTTCCTGCAGAAGAAGATGTGAACAATGTTCTCCAGTGGATGAACCAAAAAGAGTTATTGAAAAACGATTTGAAATATGCAGATCTAGTTAAAAAAATTTAA
- a CDS encoding tyrosine-type recombinase/integrase, which translates to MAQIKLLKTGVYNITVYLGKDNQGKKVTKSKVFHGKKREAEQFAKIFETKLRKSLQPGSQMLVSDYLDYWLKRIQPSIEERTFKTYSWHLKRLKETLGDIELGELKVLLVQERLNELKDISETSVRKITTTFRTALRQAVVWELLEKDPTVGLRLPRNPKKEKKVLSSDELIKFLNAAKEYKYYLVLRILAVTGMRLGECLGLMWKDLNFDKGTMKILRSADSKTRKVLDKPKNDSSRRTVTIDKETVELLKTHRKKQAKRKVTSIRIEDELVFHVNGRPITHKAIDRTIKTALKKAELPMIRIHDLRHTAGSILLDAGYSLPTVSSLLGHSTPATTAAIYSHAIRRDINVTDALSHSEIQSEKNIK; encoded by the coding sequence TTGGCTCAAATTAAACTCTTAAAAACTGGTGTCTATAATATAACAGTTTATCTTGGCAAAGACAACCAGGGGAAAAAAGTTACTAAAAGTAAAGTTTTTCACGGTAAGAAGAGAGAAGCAGAGCAATTCGCCAAGATATTTGAAACTAAACTGAGAAAAAGTTTGCAACCTGGTTCGCAGATGCTAGTTAGTGATTACCTAGACTATTGGCTCAAAAGAATTCAGCCTAGCATTGAAGAACGTACTTTTAAAACTTATTCTTGGCATTTAAAACGTTTAAAGGAAACGCTAGGAGATATTGAGTTAGGCGAGTTAAAGGTACTCTTAGTCCAGGAACGTCTAAACGAATTAAAGGACATTTCCGAAACCAGTGTGCGCAAAATTACCACCACATTCAGAACAGCCCTTCGCCAGGCAGTAGTGTGGGAATTGCTTGAAAAGGACCCTACAGTAGGCTTGAGATTACCCAGGAACCCTAAGAAGGAGAAGAAAGTTCTCTCATCGGATGAGCTAATAAAATTTTTAAATGCAGCAAAGGAATATAAATATTATTTAGTATTACGCATATTAGCTGTCACTGGCATGAGGCTTGGCGAGTGTCTAGGGTTAATGTGGAAGGATCTCAACTTTGATAAAGGGACAATGAAAATCCTACGTTCTGCTGATTCCAAAACACGCAAGGTTCTTGATAAACCAAAGAATGATAGCAGCCGGCGAACTGTTACCATTGATAAGGAAACCGTAGAATTATTAAAGACGCACAGAAAAAAACAAGCTAAAAGGAAAGTAACAAGTATTAGGATTGAAGACGAGCTAGTTTTTCATGTCAATGGAAGGCCGATAACTCATAAGGCCATTGATAGAACAATTAAAACAGCTCTAAAAAAAGCAGAGTTACCCATGATAAGGATTCACGATCTGCGACATACGGCCGGTTCAATTCTTCTTGATGCGGGTTATTCATTGCCAACTGTGTCAAGTTTACTGGGGCACAGTACCCCCGCAACAACCGCTGCCATTTATTCACATGCTATACGCAGAGATATTAATGTTACCGATGCACTAAGCCATTCGGAAATTCAGTCGGAAAAAAATATTAAATAA
- a CDS encoding helix-turn-helix domain-containing protein — MMNAQCTTYTVPEVAKMLRKRKSTVYEMVYSGEIRASKLGERGIRITAAEVQKYLNKQNILRGIPG; from the coding sequence ATGATGAATGCTCAATGTACCACCTATACTGTTCCAGAAGTTGCTAAGATGCTACGGAAACGTAAAAGCACAGTTTATGAAATGGTTTATTCTGGAGAGATTAGGGCTTCTAAACTTGGAGAAAGAGGCATTAGGATAACGGCTGCTGAAGTGCAGAAGTACCTAAATAAACAAAATATACTTAGGGGTATTCCGGGATAA
- a CDS encoding copper amine oxidase N-terminal domain-containing protein, giving the protein MDAAPYIAQNRTFVPVRYLANALGVPNEKIGFENNMVALNAEKVVAKMFVGQKKIITNDTSKVIDVAPELKAGRTYLPARFVAEALGYQVGFVNGMVVCYTGDMPDVSAIAEYIGKPTTPKNPVETPDQEGVVDVGKVGQPAANFPWAKEEKLRGNGVKVTLANLKSSNVYKLGDSYKVLDMSVTPENIKVKQEVNRPIGLEVLLVDEDNTVRRRMTGSPKEGWCTYSVSDELEVELGNLKPADIKKVKYIVVYGWDFIEVENPLYEGGK; this is encoded by the coding sequence ATGGATGCAGCCCCATATATTGCACAGAATCGAACTTTTGTACCAGTTCGTTATTTAGCCAACGCCTTGGGTGTTCCGAATGAAAAGATAGGCTTTGAAAATAATATGGTGGCACTAAATGCGGAAAAAGTTGTAGCTAAAATGTTCGTAGGGCAGAAGAAGATTATAACTAACGATACAAGCAAAGTCATTGACGTGGCCCCGGAGCTGAAAGCAGGGCGTACTTACTTGCCAGCTCGCTTTGTCGCTGAAGCCTTGGGCTATCAGGTTGGTTTTGTCAACGGCATGGTAGTATGCTACACCGGAGATATGCCGGATGTTTCTGCTATTGCAGAATATATCGGGAAACCCACAACCCCGAAAAACCCAGTAGAAACCCCTGATCAAGAAGGAGTGGTGGACGTTGGTAAGGTTGGTCAACCAGCAGCCAATTTCCCTTGGGCTAAAGAAGAAAAATTAAGGGGAAATGGTGTTAAGGTTACATTAGCAAATTTGAAAAGCAGTAATGTTTATAAACTTGGAGACAGTTACAAAGTCTTAGACATGAGCGTAACTCCTGAAAACATTAAAGTTAAGCAGGAAGTTAACAGACCTATCGGGTTAGAGGTTCTTTTGGTCGATGAAGATAATACTGTAAGACGCAGAATGACCGGCTCTCCTAAGGAAGGTTGGTGTACTTATAGTGTTAGTGATGAACTGGAGGTAGAGTTAGGAAACTTAAAACCTGCAGATATTAAGAAAGTTAAATACATTGTTGTCTATGGTTGGGACTTTATTGAAGTAGAAAACCCCCTGTATGAAGGAGGGAAATAA
- a CDS encoding helix-turn-helix domain-containing protein: MNLKAKRKELGLTRQQAADKLDITIRAYQYIESGERNPSWKLIHRFEKLFKMPITQLLEISETDLKKTC, encoded by the coding sequence ATGAATCTAAAAGCAAAACGAAAGGAATTGGGCCTTACGAGACAACAAGCTGCGGATAAGTTGGATATAACAATCCGCGCATATCAGTATATTGAATCGGGAGAGCGTAATCCCTCTTGGAAGTTAATCCATCGCTTTGAAAAACTCTTTAAAATGCCAATAACCCAGCTTTTAGAAATATCTGAAACGGATTTGAAAAAGACATGTTAG
- a CDS encoding helix-turn-helix domain-containing protein, translating into MSTIGERLRQLRKEKNINREDVANLLGVTVRSVTNYESGQRNLDPDQLIALADYYDVSMDYLTGRSDNPKPPQTTTIDDEWPEVANVLRRNGKKLTTEDKKRIATIIKAAVEDIDE; encoded by the coding sequence ATGTCTACGATTGGAGAACGTTTACGTCAATTACGAAAAGAAAAAAATATAAATCGTGAAGATGTAGCTAATTTACTAGGGGTAACTGTGCGTTCTGTTACCAATTATGAATCTGGCCAACGAAATTTAGATCCAGATCAATTAATTGCTCTGGCTGATTACTATGATGTTTCCATGGATTACCTCACTGGTCGTTCAGATAATCCCAAACCACCACAAACAACAACTATTGATGATGAGTGGCCGGAGGTTGCTAATGTACTTCGTCGGAATGGAAAAAAACTTACCACCGAGGATAAAAAAAGGATTGCTACAATCATTAAAGCAGCCGTTGAAGATATTGATGAGTAA
- a CDS encoding helix-turn-helix domain-containing protein has translation MPTLGQRIKELREKFSLTQKDLALVIGFTSARSIQYIEADKRGLDHNALITLADYFNVSLDYLLGRSDDPTPSQTQSTESAKKLYDVIARAKDLPEQNIEELTDTLDALIGVHLKKLKSKGKKQ, from the coding sequence GTGCCTACACTTGGTCAAAGAATTAAAGAACTACGTGAAAAATTTTCACTTACTCAAAAAGACTTAGCTTTAGTTATCGGATTTACTTCTGCAAGATCAATTCAATATATTGAGGCGGATAAACGGGGGTTAGACCATAATGCACTAATTACCCTTGCCGACTACTTTAATGTTTCTCTGGACTATCTCTTGGGCCGTTCAGATGACCCTACACCATCACAAACACAATCTACTGAAAGTGCTAAAAAACTATACGATGTAATTGCCAGGGCAAAAGACCTTCCCGAACAGAATATCGAGGAATTAACAGACACCCTAGATGCTTTAATAGGAGTACATTTAAAAAAGTTAAAAAGTAAGGGTAAGAAGCAATAA
- a CDS encoding helix-turn-helix domain-containing protein, whose translation MAIALHRKKLDITAANAAKKLGISRGFLSILELGLRLPPNNIEFIKAVADLVHVSESEVLSSVLCEHFFASTKNLSWFPVLISKAIAQGFRRYYLFDDYNNVNEDDDFNSIRHCILKPADQFRSSMISHIIEKFLIPVGGDFIKDEYFIDIDGKKMQVLGYFTNVKPHLYKSDNLFPLRESIVFMDSFGIHERGFRFSFHTPFTKPAGGKSFREVSVSISPFDKNPIHFLELPLMTSTTKFKD comes from the coding sequence ATGGCTATTGCCTTACACAGAAAAAAATTAGATATTACTGCTGCTAACGCTGCCAAAAAGTTAGGAATTTCTCGTGGATTTCTTTCAATTCTTGAGTTAGGTTTAAGACTCCCCCCCAACAATATAGAATTTATTAAAGCCGTTGCCGATCTTGTACACGTTTCGGAATCTGAGGTCTTATCCTCCGTTTTATGTGAACATTTTTTCGCTTCTACTAAGAATCTTTCATGGTTTCCTGTTTTAATTTCTAAAGCTATTGCCCAAGGTTTTAGAAGGTATTATCTCTTCGATGATTACAATAACGTCAATGAAGATGATGACTTTAATTCCATAAGACACTGCATTCTGAAGCCTGCTGATCAATTTCGGTCCTCTATGATTTCACACATCATAGAAAAATTTTTAATTCCTGTGGGTGGCGATTTTATAAAAGATGAATATTTTATCGACATAGATGGTAAAAAAATGCAAGTACTAGGATACTTCACCAATGTCAAACCACATTTATATAAGAGCGATAATTTATTCCCACTTCGTGAATCAATAGTTTTTATGGATTCATTTGGAATACATGAAAGAGGGTTTAGATTTTCATTTCACACGCCGTTTACAAAACCTGCTGGAGGGAAGTCTTTTAGGGAAGTTTCAGTCAGTATATCCCCTTTTGATAAAAACCCCATACATTTTCTAGAGTTACCCCTAATGACTTCAACAACCAAATTTAAAGATTAG
- a CDS encoding helix-turn-helix domain-containing protein yields the protein MQKTDLKEFNKIDFITPTEVSRLLGVSRPTIYNWMKAGILKHYRIGGLYKIKKEDFNNFLNQANL from the coding sequence ATGCAAAAAACAGATTTAAAAGAATTTAATAAAATAGATTTTATAACCCCTACAGAAGTGTCTAGACTATTGGGTGTTTCAAGGCCAACAATATATAACTGGATGAAGGCCGGTATTTTAAAGCATTATAGAATTGGCGGTCTTTATAAAATAAAAAAGGAGGATTTTAACAATTTTTTAAATCAAGCTAATCTTTAA
- a CDS encoding tyrosine-type recombinase/integrase: MAMKYKWTSTGVGVIDNLGVQFGKIMRGANQGSIQTRWRYAEVGERFIKFIGPEFGLKKLQNIQDKHLDAYAKHLKNLGKADKYVKNELSGIRYLHRQIPQTRYELMDGTKANKLYGLGSTPDGRADRAWTDQEVKAMVNLARAVGEEKVAQIIEASRATGMRLDEAASLRRHEVEDALRTGILKLTNTKGGRPRNITLSQTAQDTLGRSIMKVPRGEYVFCPVGRRIHEFKKGVEDFIYLNRKEVQSQERLATGHNLAPGEKGALTFHGLRHAFARELYAEKLQNGFTREAALQKVAETLGHNRAEVSLIYILDTKAIR, translated from the coding sequence ATGGCAATGAAATATAAATGGACATCGACGGGAGTTGGTGTAATTGATAATCTTGGGGTACAGTTTGGAAAGATCATGAGAGGTGCAAACCAGGGCAGTATTCAAACCAGGTGGCGGTATGCTGAAGTGGGTGAGCGGTTCATAAAATTTATTGGCCCTGAATTTGGTCTAAAGAAACTCCAGAATATCCAGGACAAACATCTTGACGCCTATGCAAAACACTTAAAAAACCTTGGTAAAGCTGATAAATATGTCAAGAATGAGTTGTCTGGTATTCGGTATTTACACCGGCAGATTCCCCAGACCCGATATGAGTTAATGGATGGAACTAAGGCAAACAAACTGTACGGTTTGGGTTCAACTCCAGATGGAAGAGCAGACCGGGCCTGGACGGATCAGGAAGTAAAGGCAATGGTTAACCTTGCCAGGGCGGTCGGTGAAGAAAAGGTTGCTCAGATAATTGAAGCATCTAGGGCTACGGGGATGCGCCTTGATGAAGCTGCCAGTTTAAGGCGACATGAGGTAGAAGATGCACTGCGGACGGGAATTCTTAAACTAACTAATACAAAAGGGGGTCGGCCAAGGAATATAACTTTATCCCAGACGGCCCAAGACACGCTAGGACGGTCGATAATGAAGGTGCCTAGGGGTGAGTATGTATTTTGTCCAGTTGGCCGTAGAATACACGAATTTAAGAAGGGTGTAGAGGATTTTATTTATCTAAATCGGAAGGAGGTTCAATCACAGGAGCGATTGGCCACTGGTCATAATTTGGCCCCAGGTGAGAAAGGAGCATTAACCTTTCATGGTTTGCGCCATGCTTTTGCCAGGGAGTTATATGCTGAGAAATTACAGAATGGTTTTACCAGGGAAGCTGCTTTACAGAAGGTTGCAGAAACCCTGGGACATAACCGGGCTGAGGTTTCTTTAATATATATCCTAGATACCAAAGCTATCCGGTAA
- a CDS encoding L-lactate dehydrogenase has product MKLRKGAKISIVGTGLVGASAAFAIMASGLASDLVLIDINKAKAEGEAMDLGDAAAFVKPLDVYAGSFEDCKDSDIIVFTAGANQKPGETRLDLVYKNVNILKESLPQLLKYCPYAIYLIVANPVDVLTHVALKISGLPSNQVFGSGTVLDTSRFRAELAEYCNVDPRNVHAYILGEHGDSEVAIWSTADVSGIPLKEFFQLRGIPPISREKVVKRVRNAAYEIIQLKGATYYAIAFTIKRICETVLRDENSILTVSGIVNDLYGIQDCCLSLPTIVNGAGREQVLPITLEREEEVALKNSAQILRDVIKQAGL; this is encoded by the coding sequence GTGAAATTAAGAAAAGGGGCTAAAATATCAATTGTGGGTACTGGCCTTGTGGGGGCATCCGCAGCCTTTGCCATAATGGCCAGTGGCCTTGCCAGTGACTTGGTTTTGATCGATATCAATAAAGCCAAGGCAGAGGGGGAAGCCATGGATTTAGGGGATGCTGCAGCCTTTGTCAAACCCCTTGATGTTTATGCTGGTTCCTTTGAGGATTGTAAGGATTCAGATATCATTGTTTTTACAGCTGGAGCCAATCAAAAACCTGGAGAAACACGGTTGGATTTGGTGTATAAGAACGTAAATATTTTAAAAGAAAGCTTGCCTCAGCTTTTAAAATACTGCCCCTATGCCATTTATTTAATCGTGGCCAACCCAGTGGATGTTTTAACCCATGTAGCTTTAAAAATATCTGGTCTGCCTTCTAATCAGGTCTTTGGTTCGGGGACGGTGTTGGATACCTCAAGATTTCGCGCAGAATTGGCGGAATACTGTAATGTGGATCCCCGTAACGTTCACGCCTATATCCTTGGGGAACACGGTGATTCAGAAGTGGCTATTTGGAGTACGGCGGATGTGTCAGGTATTCCTCTGAAAGAGTTTTTTCAGTTAAGAGGTATACCACCCATCAGTAGGGAAAAAGTTGTTAAACGGGTTCGTAATGCAGCCTATGAGATTATTCAACTTAAGGGAGCCACCTATTATGCCATAGCCTTTACCATAAAAAGAATCTGCGAAACTGTATTACGGGATGAAAATTCGATCCTAACCGTTTCTGGGATAGTAAATGATCTTTATGGTATTCAGGATTGTTGTTTAAGTTTACCTACAATTGTTAACGGTGCTGGTCGGGAACAGGTGCTGCCCATTACCCTAGAGAGGGAAGAGGAAGTGGCTTTAAAAAATTCTGCACAGATTTTACGAGATGTAATAAAACAAGCAGGGTTATAG